One segment of Pseudoalteromonas rubra DNA contains the following:
- a CDS encoding 6-hydroxymethylpterin diphosphokinase MptE-like protein — translation MNKDPISQQLESLSEKLSETTAHQAREAKFAEEANVRFSKNLQSFEKYYPDIAKAINNHSVREEFCLHVTTSGHGNFVPKDSDAPIYSQSPIEQTTEQVERQLRKPVLSLTDYTGYGEHQEDERLHVRYMTELTKLMIDIREQGAAPLSTMPEHFPSAIIFGIGLGYHVPLLLERTQFDYIFLIEPDFEQFFASLFCTDWFQIIADIDEQGGCLFFHLGIDHSLFIQDVEKVAEDVGAFALVRSFCYQHTPGKELNTLIKQWIKDYFRFQFGHGFYNDAVTGLAHGIHHIRNQAAWLTKEAQDLNKDTPVFIIGNGPSLDEAEAFIKRNHKKAIIIAAGTSIATLYKKGIPVDFHVLVERPYSNYKIFGEIVPPEVYANTNLVGLSTLYPDTNHRYKWSGIAAKGSEAGTSLLDILALQHLSQTLPKIPYSNPVVANAALSFVLYLGFRNVYLFGVDNGKAPGGAHHSKDSIYRARNDDTEGEGFYHLEIEGHSLPGNFGGHVLSNDLFMIAHAQLEKLLRYYDVTTCLNVGSGAKIDKAMAVHAEDLLDIEGHYDIETTVEQIKAECFSTFPLDDVSEEAIALDGLKELTEHICSIAAEPVTSRQEAADQLRRQARYLYAYKQSKWGHLFHVIRGSLLYYHCPLITLLYTYEDEAFCLEQYQRLNQLWMNYIKEIYTHFCDHYTEKCDLGLE, via the coding sequence ATGAACAAAGACCCCATATCACAACAACTAGAGTCCCTCAGCGAAAAACTCTCCGAAACAACAGCGCACCAGGCTCGCGAGGCGAAATTCGCAGAAGAAGCTAACGTGCGTTTCAGCAAAAACCTGCAAAGTTTTGAGAAATACTATCCAGATATTGCTAAGGCCATTAACAATCACAGTGTTAGAGAGGAGTTTTGTCTCCATGTGACCACGTCAGGTCATGGTAACTTCGTCCCCAAAGACAGCGATGCGCCCATTTATTCTCAGTCGCCGATAGAGCAAACCACAGAGCAGGTTGAACGACAGCTTCGCAAGCCCGTTTTGAGCCTGACCGATTATACTGGGTACGGCGAACATCAGGAAGATGAGCGTTTGCATGTTCGCTACATGACTGAGCTGACGAAGCTCATGATCGATATCCGCGAACAAGGGGCTGCCCCGCTCAGCACCATGCCTGAGCATTTTCCCAGTGCCATTATTTTCGGCATTGGTCTGGGCTATCATGTGCCATTGTTGCTTGAGCGAACCCAGTTCGATTACATCTTTCTGATTGAACCTGATTTTGAGCAGTTTTTTGCCAGCCTGTTTTGTACTGACTGGTTCCAGATTATTGCCGATATCGATGAACAGGGTGGGTGTTTATTCTTCCATTTAGGGATAGATCACAGTTTATTTATTCAGGACGTAGAGAAAGTAGCCGAAGACGTAGGGGCATTTGCCCTGGTGCGTAGCTTTTGCTATCAACATACTCCAGGAAAAGAGCTTAATACACTGATAAAACAGTGGATTAAGGATTATTTTCGCTTCCAGTTTGGACATGGCTTTTATAATGACGCCGTGACAGGCCTGGCACATGGTATCCATCATATCCGTAATCAGGCTGCCTGGCTTACCAAAGAAGCCCAAGATCTGAACAAGGATACGCCTGTATTCATCATTGGTAATGGACCGTCACTGGACGAAGCTGAGGCGTTTATCAAGCGCAATCACAAAAAGGCCATTATTATTGCTGCGGGCACCTCTATTGCGACCCTGTACAAAAAGGGGATCCCGGTTGATTTTCATGTACTTGTCGAGCGGCCTTATTCCAACTACAAGATCTTTGGTGAAATAGTGCCACCGGAGGTGTATGCCAATACTAATTTGGTTGGTCTGAGCACGCTATACCCTGATACAAACCATAGATATAAATGGTCTGGCATTGCCGCAAAAGGCTCAGAAGCAGGCACGTCTCTGCTAGATATATTGGCCTTACAACATCTTTCTCAGACCTTACCTAAGATCCCATATAGTAACCCGGTCGTTGCAAATGCAGCGTTATCGTTCGTGTTATATCTGGGATTTCGTAACGTGTATCTGTTTGGAGTGGATAATGGCAAGGCGCCGGGTGGTGCACATCACAGCAAAGACAGCATCTACCGGGCACGAAATGACGACACCGAGGGGGAAGGCTTTTACCACCTCGAGATAGAAGGACACTCGTTACCTGGCAATTTTGGTGGCCATGTTCTGTCGAATGACCTGTTTATGATAGCCCATGCTCAGCTGGAAAAATTGCTGAGATATTATGATGTAACGACATGCCTCAATGTGGGGAGCGGTGCAAAAATTGATAAGGCGATGGCAGTACATGCAGAAGATCTGCTCGATATTGAAGGTCACTATGATATTGAAACCACGGTTGAGCAGATAAAAGCAGAGTGCTTTAGTACATTCCCGCTTGACGATGTTAGCGAAGAGGCCATTGCGCTGGATGGGCTAAAAGAACTGACCGAGCATATTTGCAGTATTGCTGCAGAGCCTGTTACAAGTCGCCAAGAAGCTGCTGATCAACTCAGACGTCAAGCGCGCTATTTGTACGCTTACAAGCAGTCGAAATGGGGCCACTTATTTCACGTAATTCGAGGGTCGTTGCTGTATTATCATTGCCCGTTGATAACGCTGTTATATACCTATGAAGACGAAGCATTTTGTCTTGAACAATATCAACGATTAAATCAGCTTTGGATGAACTATATCAAAGAAATCTATACACATTTTTGTGATCATTACACTGAGAAGTGTGATCTGGGACTGGAGTAA
- a CDS encoding DUF4910 domain-containing protein, with protein MSYQETEAFFNDLYDELFPILRSITGPGLRQSYDIFGRYLPLERLSIPSGTALFDWQVPQEWHCDEAYLLGPDGERIADMHRLNLEVVNYSEPVDTTLSLEELQSHLYSLPELPEAVPYVTSYYKKRWGFCLSQTRRDQLKPGQYRAVIKSRFVDGHLDIAQTVLEGQSKQEVLLSSYLCHPSMANNELSGPLVLLGLYHRIKQWPNRRYTYRFMLHPETIGSLGVLHLMQEHFRQNLVSGLVLNCLGGDPLELVFKHSRNDNGLLDKLLYHLSEQGHGHSNIPFSPLSGSDERQYNAPGFQFPVCCVSRSFHTGYKEYHTSLDNKSYMGIKPLLDSIDKLEKIFLAFEQSARFENTHPYGEPNLGSRGLYPTLSFFSEERTRQLDELNHIKMLLCYSDGQHDTIDIAGKYNQSVTEFAGAISKLEAHGLLKMLPPQSQLEA; from the coding sequence GTGTCGTATCAAGAAACAGAAGCGTTTTTTAATGACCTTTACGATGAGCTGTTTCCTATCCTCAGATCGATCACCGGTCCCGGGCTGAGGCAAAGCTACGATATTTTTGGTCGATACCTGCCTCTGGAGCGACTCTCAATTCCTTCCGGAACCGCGCTGTTTGACTGGCAGGTTCCGCAGGAGTGGCATTGTGATGAGGCATATTTACTCGGTCCAGATGGTGAGCGCATAGCGGATATGCACAGACTTAACCTGGAAGTTGTCAACTATTCTGAGCCGGTGGACACCACACTGTCTCTGGAAGAATTGCAATCTCATTTGTACAGTTTGCCTGAGTTACCCGAAGCCGTCCCTTATGTCACCAGTTACTATAAAAAGCGCTGGGGATTTTGTCTTAGCCAGACACGTCGTGATCAGCTCAAACCGGGTCAATATCGCGCGGTGATCAAGAGCCGCTTTGTAGACGGACACCTGGATATAGCTCAAACCGTCCTTGAAGGACAGTCAAAGCAGGAGGTGTTACTTAGCTCCTACCTGTGTCATCCCTCAATGGCGAACAATGAACTGAGTGGGCCACTGGTATTACTGGGCCTTTATCACAGGATAAAACAGTGGCCTAATCGCCGCTATACATATCGATTTATGCTGCACCCGGAAACCATAGGGAGCCTGGGGGTGCTGCATTTGATGCAGGAGCATTTTCGCCAAAACTTGGTGTCAGGATTGGTATTGAACTGTTTAGGGGGAGACCCTCTGGAGCTGGTGTTTAAACATAGCCGTAATGACAACGGGTTACTAGATAAACTCTTGTATCACCTGAGTGAACAAGGTCATGGCCATAGTAATATCCCTTTTAGTCCGCTCAGTGGCTCTGATGAGCGCCAGTATAATGCGCCCGGTTTCCAGTTCCCCGTATGCTGTGTGAGCCGCAGTTTTCATACTGGTTATAAGGAATATCACACCTCATTGGATAATAAATCGTATATGGGGATCAAACCACTGCTGGATAGCATTGATAAGCTTGAAAAGATTTTCCTGGCGTTTGAGCAAAGTGCGCGCTTTGAAAATACCCACCCCTACGGTGAGCCTAATCTGGGGAGTCGGGGCTTGTACCCGACGTTGAGCTTTTTCAGTGAAGAGCGGACTCGTCAGCTGGATGAGCTGAATCATATTAAGATGCTGCTGTGTTACAGCGATGGGCAACATGACACCATAGACATCGCGGGTAAGTACAATCAATCTGTCACGGAATTTGCAGGTGCAATCAGTAAACTGGAGGCGCATGGTTTGTTAAAAATGTTGCCACCCCAGAGTCAGTTGGAGGCGTAG
- a CDS encoding FAD-dependent oxidoreductase gives MANNQAVVVGGGICGMVAAVLLKQRFDQVVLIEQADTVGGLFCSVKDSSGAAYDMGSHIPNATGVAELDDILFADADTDSWHKIARLCSGNYFAGSWDLNSPFPDASKLPQDIYQKGCGELINHTDLPESGLIYEYCANSLGIVFTESIVVPILRKLYGQDAPLKRLTMAAGLFGFTRILALPADVAATLKQLPAFDAKLGYQRESDFQQRKAQDNLSEVTYYYPTTGEGIGYWVTQLQKRVEQAGVEIITSERVAQIVHQNNKVTSLTLANSARTLACDFLFWSAPPFIALGAMGLTPARGQVTLRTALIFHLNFDRPLLDKKSHYLWVWDANSAIFRLTLYPNLTGQNQHHHLSAEILCSPDEVASFSESEIIEQLKSMGIVDPHAQCVSGQTQVINNTFPVPTTEFQAVNQQNYETLTGCVDNVVVSGRFSGKCWRQAEVLVEAYESIMRATDAN, from the coding sequence ATGGCAAATAATCAGGCAGTTGTAGTAGGCGGTGGCATTTGTGGCATGGTTGCGGCTGTGCTTTTAAAACAACGATTTGATCAGGTGGTACTGATTGAACAGGCCGACACTGTGGGGGGGTTGTTTTGCTCTGTTAAAGACAGCTCTGGCGCTGCCTATGATATGGGCTCACACATTCCCAACGCGACAGGTGTTGCGGAGCTGGATGACATTTTGTTTGCCGATGCGGATACTGACAGCTGGCATAAAATTGCCAGGTTGTGCTCAGGGAACTACTTTGCTGGTAGCTGGGACTTGAATAGCCCATTTCCGGATGCGTCAAAACTCCCACAAGATATCTACCAGAAGGGCTGCGGCGAGCTTATCAATCATACCGACTTGCCAGAGTCTGGCTTGATTTATGAGTATTGTGCCAATTCTTTGGGAATTGTGTTCACAGAAAGCATTGTCGTGCCGATATTACGCAAACTCTATGGTCAGGATGCTCCCCTGAAGCGTCTGACTATGGCAGCAGGGTTATTTGGCTTTACCCGCATTCTGGCGTTGCCAGCCGATGTCGCTGCAACCCTTAAGCAGCTACCGGCCTTCGATGCCAAGCTGGGGTATCAGCGAGAATCTGATTTTCAACAGCGCAAAGCACAGGATAACCTGAGTGAGGTAACGTACTATTACCCGACGACCGGAGAGGGGATTGGTTACTGGGTCACGCAGCTACAAAAACGTGTAGAGCAGGCTGGTGTTGAAATCATCACATCAGAACGCGTTGCACAGATAGTTCACCAGAACAACAAGGTAACGAGTCTGACCCTGGCGAATAGTGCGCGCACTTTGGCATGCGATTTTCTATTCTGGAGCGCGCCTCCTTTTATCGCACTGGGTGCGATGGGACTGACGCCAGCCAGAGGTCAGGTGACCTTGCGTACCGCACTTATTTTCCACCTCAACTTTGATCGGCCTTTGCTGGATAAAAAGTCACATTATTTGTGGGTCTGGGACGCGAACAGCGCTATTTTTCGATTGACTTTGTACCCTAATCTAACCGGGCAAAATCAACACCATCATTTATCCGCAGAAATACTATGCAGTCCTGATGAGGTGGCGTCCTTTTCAGAATCTGAGATCATCGAACAGCTAAAATCTATGGGCATCGTCGATCCGCACGCGCAATGTGTCAGTGGGCAGACTCAGGTCATTAACAACACCTTCCCCGTACCGACAACAGAATTCCAGGCTGTCAATCAGCAGAACTATGAGACCTTGACAGGATGCGTTGATAACGTCGTTGTCTCGGGTCGTTTTAGTGGTAAGTGCTGGCGTCAGGCAGAAGTATTGGTTGAGGCGTACGAGTCAATTATGCGGGCAACCGACGCAAATTAA
- a CDS encoding GNAT family N-acetyltransferase: MKNKFSLEPCELDQNWDSFIATSPHGTPFVHSQFIALLDVKYHAYYCCKGNEKIAAVLLIVDEHEQRVVGHHDVIHDGIMHRNIDHLNRAQRHSELFAAQEYIAEYLAERYAQVTLKLHPAIQDIRAFLWVNYHNDGPKYAVTPRYTSVLELDEFAAPLSALEHSDNYNNSSVSRRQEIRYGIKKQVTLSESYDFTLFAHYYGLTMARQGIEISPAQLDTLAVRIKSLAQQGLLCMYQAHTSNQEIGSFATYLLQGDTAYYFYGANHPEMRDSHTGTAVLWQAFPLLAQKGVSKLDLEGINSPQRGWFKLSFGGNVEPYFHIRLDKTDA, encoded by the coding sequence ATGAAGAATAAGTTTAGCCTTGAGCCGTGTGAGCTGGACCAAAACTGGGACAGCTTCATTGCAACTTCACCCCATGGTACCCCGTTTGTTCACAGCCAATTTATCGCTTTACTGGACGTTAAATACCACGCTTATTACTGCTGTAAGGGCAACGAGAAAATTGCCGCGGTGTTACTGATCGTGGATGAGCATGAACAACGCGTCGTCGGTCATCATGACGTGATCCATGACGGGATTATGCATCGCAATATAGATCACCTGAATCGCGCCCAGCGTCATTCGGAGTTATTTGCTGCACAAGAGTACATTGCTGAGTACCTTGCTGAGCGCTATGCTCAGGTAACCCTGAAGCTACATCCGGCCATCCAGGACATTCGCGCATTCTTATGGGTTAACTACCACAACGATGGCCCTAAATATGCTGTCACGCCTCGCTACACGTCCGTGCTTGAGTTAGATGAGTTTGCCGCGCCTTTGTCAGCACTTGAGCACTCAGACAACTATAACAATAGCTCGGTATCAAGGCGACAGGAGATCCGCTACGGTATTAAGAAACAGGTGACGCTCAGTGAGTCGTACGACTTTACACTATTTGCCCATTATTACGGCCTCACCATGGCACGCCAGGGCATTGAAATTAGCCCAGCCCAACTGGATACGCTCGCGGTGAGAATCAAAAGCCTGGCACAACAGGGCCTGCTCTGTATGTATCAGGCACACACCAGTAACCAGGAAATAGGCAGCTTTGCGACCTACTTACTCCAGGGGGATACGGCCTATTATTTTTATGGTGCAAATCACCCTGAAATGCGAGACAGCCATACTGGCACCGCGGTGTTATGGCAGGCTTTTCCGCTACTCGCCCAAAAAGGCGTGTCAAAGTTAGACTTAGAGGGGATCAACAGTCCACAGCGGGGGTGGTTCAAATTGAGCTTTGGTGGTAACGTCGAACCGTATTTTCACATCCGGCTGGACAAAACCGACGCTTAA
- a CDS encoding class I SAM-dependent methyltransferase: MSFCQNWDQLYRSNQHMSVWPWSEVVSGALRNTRLRDGDETFTILEVGCGAGANFPFFLSYCPNVYGIDGSDFIIGELKKRFSDIADNLYVGDFTQPWPFEAQFDLIVDRGASVHNPASSIQRYLEQAYDRLKPGGVILITDWFSTEHSDYAKAPESVDHYTKTGYTWGPFADVGNVNFFDAELIHQLVAKFDIVSLSHGQSSEYGSDGVHAAWSMVLKKPAHEE, translated from the coding sequence ATGTCATTTTGTCAAAACTGGGATCAACTCTACCGCAGCAATCAGCACATGTCCGTGTGGCCATGGAGTGAAGTTGTCAGTGGTGCGTTGCGTAATACCCGCCTGAGAGACGGCGATGAAACATTTACTATTCTGGAAGTAGGATGTGGTGCTGGCGCAAATTTTCCATTTTTCTTGAGTTATTGCCCAAACGTGTATGGCATTGATGGCAGTGACTTTATCATCGGAGAACTAAAAAAGCGGTTCAGTGACATTGCTGATAACTTATATGTCGGCGACTTTACACAACCCTGGCCTTTTGAGGCACAATTTGACTTAATTGTTGACCGGGGCGCATCTGTGCATAATCCGGCCAGCAGTATTCAACGCTATCTTGAACAGGCGTATGACCGACTCAAACCCGGTGGTGTCATACTGATCACAGACTGGTTCAGCACTGAGCATTCTGACTACGCCAAAGCACCAGAGTCGGTCGATCACTATACCAAAACCGGTTACACCTGGGGCCCGTTTGCTGATGTCGGCAATGTTAACTTTTTCGACGCTGAGCTGATCCACCAGCTCGTCGCAAAATTTGATATTGTCTCGCTCAGTCACGGTCAATCCAGTGAATATGGCAGTGATGGCGTCCACGCAGCGTGGAGTATGGTATTAAAAAAGCCCGCTCATGAAGAATAA
- a CDS encoding nucleotidyltransferase family protein, with translation MKAILLAAGLGTRLQPITNTLPKCLVPINDVPLLGLWINKLVQLGVEEILINTHYFSEQVEAYVAAHPHNARITLSYETELLGTAGTLVANRRFWQGETCLVIHADNYCQSSLQGMLEAHHQRQANTDATLLLFETPTPQSCGIVQLDEYQVIQEFHEKVANPPGNLASGALFIFGPAVYERYFSDLKPNQHYELSIDIVPNMVGKLQGWRVDDHYIDIGTPQSYAHAQNLAKQTAHHTCNTGSNLA, from the coding sequence ATGAAAGCCATTTTACTCGCTGCTGGTCTTGGTACCCGCCTTCAGCCCATTACCAACACACTGCCAAAGTGCCTGGTTCCCATTAATGATGTGCCCCTGCTTGGCTTGTGGATAAACAAGCTAGTTCAACTAGGGGTAGAAGAGATCCTGATCAATACACACTATTTCAGTGAGCAGGTTGAAGCCTATGTGGCTGCGCACCCTCACAATGCCCGCATCACATTAAGTTATGAAACTGAACTGCTGGGTACAGCCGGGACGCTGGTCGCTAACCGAAGGTTCTGGCAGGGAGAAACTTGCCTGGTGATCCATGCTGATAACTATTGTCAAAGCTCGCTACAAGGCATGCTTGAAGCACATCACCAGCGCCAGGCAAACACCGATGCAACTCTGTTACTGTTTGAAACACCAACACCGCAAAGCTGCGGCATTGTGCAGCTGGACGAATATCAGGTCATCCAGGAGTTTCATGAGAAAGTCGCAAACCCACCCGGAAATCTTGCCAGTGGTGCCCTGTTTATATTTGGACCCGCGGTATACGAGCGGTACTTTTCTGACCTAAAACCCAATCAGCATTATGAGCTGAGTATCGATATAGTGCCGAATATGGTTGGCAAACTGCAAGGCTGGCGAGTAGACGACCACTATATTGATATTGGTACTCCACAAAGCTACGCACACGCGCAAAACCTAGCCAAACAGACTGCGCATCACACCTGCAATACTGGCTCAAACCTTGCTTAA
- a CDS encoding PfkB family carbohydrate kinase — MEKMTHKPKRVLVQGNFDVLHPGHIRLLNFARDCGDELIVAINTDSAMAVKSRVKEKHRLEIVQSLECVDEAFLTDQPPEQVVEQHQPAIVVKGKEFETRHNAELSALQQYGGKLVFGSGEFETNADHYIRRTTSVGRNFDYQEAKQFAQRHGITQSDLVSLFESMRALRVLVIGEVIVDEYVQGTAVGLSQEDPTIVMTPNRKDRFLGGAAITAGHIKALGAKEVTLASVLGEDNTAFYATENISGYQVEPLFFTDTSRPTPLKTRYRAGNKTLLRVNQVRQHKIARELQEQIYSAIEQKLDSTDLLVFSDFNYGVLPQPLVERLSTACRQRNIRMVADSQTSSQVGDISRYCGMDLLTPTEREVRVALNNTDDGLVVLAQKLIEKTQSQNLVITLAEEGILVHKPDLPLQKWENDRLPALNPNAVDPAGAGDCLLAASSLALVAGANIWQACYLGSLAAACQVASLGNTPLSCQILEKAVKDSFS; from the coding sequence ATGGAAAAAATGACTCATAAGCCAAAGCGCGTGTTAGTACAGGGCAATTTTGATGTGCTCCATCCGGGTCACATCAGATTGCTCAATTTCGCCCGGGATTGCGGTGATGAGCTCATTGTCGCAATCAATACTGATTCAGCAATGGCCGTAAAAAGCCGGGTAAAAGAAAAACACCGTTTGGAAATTGTGCAGTCGCTTGAATGTGTTGACGAGGCTTTTCTGACCGATCAGCCGCCGGAGCAGGTCGTAGAGCAACACCAACCGGCCATTGTAGTTAAAGGGAAAGAGTTTGAAACCCGGCACAATGCCGAGTTGAGCGCGCTGCAGCAATATGGTGGTAAACTGGTGTTCGGCTCTGGTGAATTTGAGACCAATGCTGACCATTATATTCGCCGCACCACCTCAGTTGGACGAAACTTTGACTACCAGGAAGCCAAGCAATTTGCACAGCGTCATGGCATCACACAATCCGACTTAGTCAGCCTGTTTGAAAGTATGCGGGCCTTACGGGTACTCGTGATTGGTGAGGTCATTGTCGATGAGTACGTGCAAGGTACAGCCGTCGGATTATCTCAGGAAGACCCCACCATAGTGATGACACCTAACCGTAAAGACAGGTTTCTGGGTGGGGCAGCCATCACTGCCGGGCATATCAAAGCACTGGGTGCCAAAGAGGTGACACTGGCTTCGGTGCTGGGTGAGGATAATACGGCCTTCTACGCCACTGAGAATATCTCAGGTTATCAGGTCGAGCCCTTGTTCTTTACCGACACAAGCCGCCCTACCCCACTAAAAACCAGATATCGGGCAGGTAACAAAACACTGCTGCGTGTTAATCAGGTCAGGCAGCACAAAATTGCCCGTGAATTACAGGAACAAATTTACAGTGCCATAGAACAAAAGCTGGATTCGACAGATCTGCTGGTCTTTTCCGATTTTAATTATGGTGTATTACCTCAACCGCTTGTTGAACGCTTAAGTACGGCGTGTCGGCAGCGTAACATTCGTATGGTCGCGGACAGCCAGACCTCCTCTCAGGTGGGTGACATTTCACGGTATTGTGGAATGGACCTGCTAACGCCGACAGAAAGAGAAGTGCGCGTTGCACTGAATAATACCGATGATGGCCTGGTGGTCCTGGCCCAAAAACTGATCGAGAAAACACAAAGTCAGAATCTGGTGATTACGCTGGCTGAGGAAGGGATACTGGTGCATAAACCCGATCTGCCCTTGCAAAAGTGGGAAAATGATCGCCTGCCAGCACTGAACCCAAACGCCGTTGACCCTGCGGGCGCTGGCGACTGCCTGCTGGCAGCCAGCTCTTTAGCACTGGTTGCAGGTGCCAACATATGGCAAGCCTGCTATCTGGGGAGTCTGGCAGCCGCTTGTCAGGTTGCATCTCTGGGCAACACCCCGTTGTCCTGTCAAATACTGGAAAAAGCCGTCAAGGACTCATTTAGTTAA
- a CDS encoding SDR family oxidoreductase, giving the protein MAKDQQLTPIIFGASGLLGSHLFSHFIKTRPNSIGTYARNPQPGMQQFQLQENTLADLTLNSSCHYIAIICASLTNIGAINADPQKAAKVNVDATLALINELHEQQIPIIFVSSDNVFTGDQGGYTDDSLAPAVSEYGKQKRRVETALMSLTEGQATVIRLAKIIGSPGADGTILNDIAGQINSGDPVKAATDLIFNPTDVKDIVRAVDFLVEQNVKGVFNFCNPESFSRYDLAKMIATALQSGTPLQKIRFSELDPSGKRPLNTTMINSARFSEFSFTSVQTCIETGIGQWKK; this is encoded by the coding sequence ATGGCAAAAGATCAACAATTAACGCCAATTATATTTGGTGCCAGCGGGTTACTGGGCAGCCACTTGTTTAGCCATTTCATAAAGACACGGCCGAATTCAATTGGCACCTATGCCCGTAATCCACAACCAGGCATGCAACAGTTTCAGCTTCAGGAAAACACGCTGGCCGATCTAACACTGAATTCGTCGTGTCACTATATAGCCATCATTTGTGCTTCGCTCACCAACATTGGTGCAATTAACGCGGATCCCCAAAAAGCAGCCAAAGTGAATGTTGACGCAACACTTGCCCTGATCAACGAACTCCATGAACAGCAGATCCCGATTATCTTTGTCTCTTCTGACAATGTTTTTACCGGTGATCAGGGAGGCTATACCGATGATAGCCTAGCCCCTGCCGTATCTGAGTATGGCAAGCAAAAACGCCGTGTAGAGACGGCTTTGATGTCACTCACTGAAGGTCAGGCCACTGTCATACGGCTGGCAAAAATCATTGGTAGCCCTGGCGCTGACGGAACGATCCTCAATGATATCGCAGGCCAGATAAACTCGGGGGATCCGGTCAAAGCCGCCACGGATTTGATTTTTAATCCGACTGACGTCAAGGATATTGTCCGTGCTGTCGACTTCCTGGTAGAGCAAAACGTTAAAGGTGTGTTTAACTTTTGCAACCCAGAGTCCTTCAGTCGCTATGACCTGGCTAAAATGATAGCCACGGCACTACAAAGTGGTACACCGCTTCAGAAAATCCGTTTTTCAGAGCTGGACCCAAGTGGTAAGCGCCCTCTGAACACAACCATGATAAACTCTGCACGCTTCTCTGAGTTTAGTTTTACCTCTGTGCAAACTTGTATTGAAACCGGTATCGGGCAATGGAAAAAATGA
- a CDS encoding Gfo/Idh/MocA family protein, translating to MQTSSAKIKLGFIGAGFIGQVAHIENYAQLTDCELHGIADLRPELLAQVASKFGFNHTYADHHALLEDDDIDAVVVVTARAHTVEVVRDCLLAGKHVFSEKPMAGNSKDASALVELAKARGLVYCVGYMKRFDAGVIKAKAVFSQLIDTKELGELLQVNAHCYMGDSYCKAGGYIHSQQARPQMPDEADFAPDWLTNEHRPLFARYVNVHSHLLNLLRYFLDCDLGVEYFNFVSAKAHVCVMRTDRQLVTLHTGEVEQKDWQEQCTFVFEHGQLQLTLPPALLRNVPARVELQRNGEISEKTQYQVPWSWAFKEQAQAFLDALQQHNLSSPIAASAALSDIQLAEAIWQKINN from the coding sequence ATGCAGACTTCATCCGCTAAAATAAAACTGGGCTTCATTGGCGCCGGTTTCATCGGCCAGGTTGCGCATATTGAGAACTATGCTCAACTGACTGACTGTGAACTGCACGGAATAGCGGATCTGCGCCCAGAATTGCTGGCACAAGTTGCCAGCAAGTTTGGTTTTAATCACACCTATGCCGATCATCATGCGCTGCTTGAAGACGATGACATTGATGCCGTTGTGGTCGTAACAGCACGTGCTCACACCGTAGAAGTGGTCAGAGATTGTCTGCTCGCCGGGAAGCATGTATTCAGTGAAAAGCCCATGGCTGGTAACAGTAAAGATGCCAGTGCGTTAGTCGAACTGGCCAAAGCCCGAGGGCTCGTTTACTGCGTGGGTTACATGAAACGCTTTGATGCCGGTGTAATAAAAGCAAAAGCCGTTTTTTCACAGCTGATCGACACTAAAGAGTTAGGCGAATTACTGCAGGTCAACGCACACTGCTACATGGGTGATAGTTATTGCAAAGCCGGTGGCTATATTCACTCACAACAGGCGCGGCCGCAAATGCCTGATGAGGCCGACTTTGCACCTGACTGGCTCACTAATGAACATCGTCCGCTGTTCGCGCGCTATGTCAATGTACACTCACACTTGTTGAATTTACTCAGGTATTTTCTAGACTGTGACTTGGGCGTCGAGTACTTTAACTTTGTATCGGCAAAAGCCCATGTGTGTGTTATGCGGACTGACCGCCAGCTCGTGACTTTGCATACGGGTGAAGTCGAGCAAAAAGACTGGCAGGAACAGTGCACATTTGTGTTTGAACATGGTCAGTTGCAGCTTACTTTGCCACCCGCTCTGCTACGTAATGTCCCTGCCCGGGTCGAATTGCAGCGCAACGGTGAGATCAGCGAAAAAACCCAGTATCAGGTTCCCTGGTCCTGGGCATTTAAAGAGCAAGCTCAGGCGTTTCTTGATGCATTGCAACAGCATAATCTTAGCAGCCCAATCGCTGCTAGTGCGGCACTATCCGACATTCAACTTGCAGAGGCAATATGGCAAAAGATCAACAATTAA